A portion of the Labilithrix sp. genome contains these proteins:
- a CDS encoding NAD(P)(+) transhydrogenase (Re/Si-specific) subunit beta, whose protein sequence is MSGSFFGDSGGIASVAYLVAGVLFIRSLGGLSKQETARRGNFSGILGMAIAVMITAAAWASHPGRDLGSDLGAIGMLGAALVVGGAIGGVLARRVEMTGMPELVAVLHSFVGLAAVLVGFASYLSPSAAAMHPGVERTVHLVEIGIGIAVGALTFTGSVIAWAKLRGSLSGKPLLLPGRHALNAVVAAAVLGLTVPIVLAEGSAGLPYLGAIAVLAGALGVHLVMAIGGADMPVVVSLLNSYSGWAAAAAGFVLANDLLIVTGALVGSSGAILSIIMCRAMNRSIANVIFGGFGTADAKAPAAGAAAAPAGAVIEISLADTAAMLRDAKSVVIVPGYGMAVARAQSAVHDLTRVLQERGTTVRFAIHPVAGRLPGHMNVLLAEAGVPYDIVLEMEDINHDFPKTDAVLVIGANDIVNPGALDDASSPIYGMPVLEVWKAKTTVVLKRGMAAGYAGVENPLFHLENTRMLFGDAKKSMDGLVTALRT, encoded by the coding sequence GTGAGCGGATCGTTCTTCGGTGATTCGGGCGGGATCGCCAGCGTCGCGTACCTCGTCGCGGGCGTGCTCTTCATCCGCAGCCTCGGCGGCCTCTCGAAGCAGGAGACCGCGCGGCGCGGGAACTTCTCCGGCATCCTCGGGATGGCGATCGCGGTCATGATCACGGCCGCGGCGTGGGCGAGCCACCCCGGGCGCGACCTCGGGAGCGACCTCGGCGCGATCGGGATGCTCGGCGCGGCGCTCGTCGTCGGCGGCGCGATCGGCGGCGTCCTCGCGCGGCGCGTCGAGATGACGGGGATGCCCGAGCTCGTCGCGGTGCTCCACAGCTTCGTCGGCCTCGCGGCGGTCCTCGTCGGCTTCGCGTCGTACCTCTCGCCGAGCGCGGCGGCGATGCACCCCGGCGTCGAGCGCACGGTCCACCTCGTCGAGATCGGGATCGGCATCGCCGTCGGCGCGCTCACGTTCACGGGCTCCGTCATCGCGTGGGCGAAGCTCCGCGGCAGCCTCTCCGGCAAGCCGCTCCTGCTCCCCGGCCGCCACGCGCTGAACGCCGTCGTCGCCGCCGCGGTGCTGGGGCTCACGGTGCCGATCGTGCTCGCGGAGGGCAGCGCGGGCCTGCCGTACCTCGGCGCGATCGCGGTCCTCGCGGGCGCGCTCGGCGTCCACCTCGTCATGGCGATCGGCGGCGCCGACATGCCCGTCGTCGTGTCGCTCCTCAACAGCTACTCGGGCTGGGCCGCGGCCGCGGCGGGCTTCGTGCTCGCGAACGATCTCCTCATCGTCACCGGCGCGCTCGTCGGATCGAGCGGCGCGATCCTCTCGATCATCATGTGCCGCGCGATGAACCGATCGATCGCGAACGTCATCTTCGGCGGCTTCGGCACCGCCGACGCGAAGGCCCCCGCCGCCGGCGCCGCCGCCGCCCCGGCGGGCGCGGTGATCGAGATCTCGCTCGCGGACACCGCCGCGATGCTGCGCGACGCGAAGAGCGTCGTCATCGTGCCGGGCTACGGCATGGCGGTCGCGCGCGCGCAGTCGGCGGTGCACGACCTCACGCGCGTGCTGCAGGAGCGCGGCACGACGGTGCGCTTCGCGATCCATCCCGTCGCGGGCCGCCTCCCCGGGCACATGAACGTGCTCCTCGCGGAGGCGGGCGTGCCTTACGACATCGTCCTCGAGATGGAGGACATCAACCACGACTTCCCGAAGACGGACGCGGTCCTCGTCATCGGCGCGAACGACATCGTGAACCCGGGCGCGCTCGACGACGCGTCGAGCCCGATTTACGGCATGCCCGTCCTCGAGGTCTGGAAGGCGAAGACGACGGTGGTGCTGAAGCGCGGCATGGCGGCGGGCTACGCCGGCGTCGAGAACCCGCTCTTCCACCTCGAGAACACGCGCATGCTCTTCGGCGACGCGAAGAAGAGCATGGACGGTCTCGTCACCGCGCTCCGGACCTGA
- a CDS encoding FHA domain-containing protein: protein MTDWTSEGTVRIVRRIRPATANPPAFELRVVEGPDAGAVHAIDPARGTFFVGSSPLCALRLSDEAAAPRHCSIELREGRLCLVDLSPERTTRVNGVLAHEAYLSGGEVVRFGTTAIAVRRADGTSLERSELRSFGRVRGESPEMLAIFPLFPILAERRGLLVIEGERGAGKRLLAEELHAHGPAKDGPFVVASRHDTVPLTARLLAAHGGTLYVEEGALLDRAALHVLANAAGARVIVATRGSEDGGKTLPAELGERVVLPPLREREGDVAALARMFWTDLGGAGALPDDFVARWEEHRWPGNVRELRIAVYDRVRHGNEPLASDVHEIVTSGHRPSVDVDALSRVLECELPFTRAREEVIAEFERRYVDRALRRANHNVARAAANSGIAHRYFQVLKSRRKSA from the coding sequence ATGACCGACTGGACCTCGGAAGGCACCGTTCGCATCGTTCGCCGGATCCGCCCCGCCACGGCGAATCCCCCCGCCTTCGAGCTCCGCGTCGTCGAGGGCCCGGACGCCGGCGCGGTGCACGCGATCGATCCCGCGCGCGGCACCTTCTTCGTCGGGAGCAGCCCGCTCTGCGCCCTCCGTCTCTCCGACGAGGCCGCCGCGCCGCGGCACTGCTCGATCGAGCTCCGCGAGGGCCGCCTCTGCCTCGTCGACCTCTCGCCGGAGCGGACCACGCGCGTGAACGGCGTGCTCGCGCACGAGGCCTACCTCTCCGGCGGCGAGGTCGTGCGCTTCGGGACGACCGCGATCGCGGTGCGCCGCGCCGACGGCACGTCGCTCGAGCGCTCGGAGCTGCGGTCGTTCGGGCGCGTCCGCGGGGAGAGCCCGGAGATGCTCGCGATTTTCCCCCTTTTCCCGATCCTCGCCGAGCGCCGCGGCCTCCTCGTGATCGAGGGCGAGCGCGGCGCGGGCAAGCGCCTCCTCGCCGAGGAGCTGCACGCGCACGGGCCCGCGAAGGACGGCCCGTTCGTGGTCGCGTCGCGCCACGACACGGTCCCGCTGACGGCGCGCCTCCTCGCCGCGCACGGCGGCACGCTCTACGTCGAGGAGGGCGCGCTCCTCGACCGCGCGGCGCTCCACGTCCTCGCGAACGCCGCCGGCGCCCGCGTCATCGTCGCGACCCGCGGCTCGGAAGACGGAGGCAAGACGCTCCCGGCCGAGCTCGGCGAGCGCGTGGTGCTGCCGCCGCTCCGCGAGCGCGAGGGCGACGTCGCCGCGCTCGCGCGGATGTTCTGGACCGACCTCGGCGGGGCCGGCGCGCTCCCCGACGACTTCGTCGCGCGCTGGGAGGAGCACCGCTGGCCGGGCAACGTCCGCGAGCTCCGCATCGCGGTCTACGATCGCGTCCGCCACGGGAACGAGCCGCTCGCCTCCGACGTCCACGAGATCGTCACGAGCGGCCATCGCCCGAGCGTGGACGTGGACGCGCTGAGCCGCGTGCTCGAGTGCGAGCTGCCCTTCACCCGCGCGCGCGAGGAGGTCATCGCCGAGTTCGAGCGGCGCTACGTCGACCGGGCGCTCCGGCGCGCGAACCACAACGTCGCCCGTGCCGCAGCGAACAGCGGGATTGCACACCGGTATTTCCAGGTCCTGAAGTCCCGTCGCAAGTCCGCGTGA
- a CDS encoding ATP-binding protein, with protein sequence MAESVVGREVERALLDAMLASKEAELIAIYGRRRVGKTFLIREWVEPKADVFLTVTGLKDAPAAEQLLLFQREVERVLFDNAPLPPFPSWKVAFETMAAGLERAAKDKKNRKLVVFLDELPWLATRRSRLVQALDHTWNTRLSRIPSLRMILCGSAAAWMVNELVHAKGGLYNRITRRIHLQPFTLRETKAFLVSRGLRPKPLDVVDLYMAVGGVPHYLKQMEPGRSAQENVAYACFSEHGLLRDEYQRLFASLFDEPEEHEAIVRAVAKRRAGVTRIEILESTGLSSGGRFASRLAELEQAGFLSSLRPYQARTKNTLYRLTDEYCWFYLTWIEAAPKGAFARGGRDYWLTKSRSRGFESWAGYAFEGIVLKHAAELRRALGIDAVPCEIASFRHVPKSRSAATEGAQIDVLFDRADDSINVCELKYGREPYVVTKAYARELQTKLEVFERVTKTRKKIILTLVSPRGLVDNAWSRGLVERVVTIDPLMGL encoded by the coding sequence ATGGCGGAATCTGTCGTCGGACGAGAGGTCGAACGCGCGTTGCTCGACGCGATGCTCGCCTCGAAGGAAGCCGAGCTCATCGCGATCTACGGGCGGCGCCGGGTCGGCAAGACGTTCCTGATCCGCGAATGGGTCGAGCCGAAGGCCGACGTGTTCCTGACCGTCACGGGCTTGAAGGACGCTCCCGCCGCCGAGCAGCTCCTGCTCTTCCAACGCGAGGTCGAACGCGTGCTCTTCGACAACGCGCCCTTGCCTCCATTTCCGAGCTGGAAGGTCGCGTTCGAGACGATGGCGGCGGGGCTCGAGCGCGCGGCAAAGGACAAGAAGAACCGGAAGCTCGTCGTCTTCCTCGACGAGCTTCCATGGCTCGCGACGCGCCGCTCGCGGCTTGTGCAGGCGCTCGATCACACCTGGAACACGCGCCTCTCGCGGATCCCGTCCCTGCGGATGATCCTCTGCGGGAGCGCGGCGGCGTGGATGGTGAACGAGCTCGTTCACGCCAAAGGGGGACTCTACAACCGCATCACCCGACGCATCCATCTGCAGCCGTTCACGCTCCGCGAGACGAAGGCGTTCCTGGTGTCGCGCGGGCTGCGGCCCAAGCCGCTCGACGTGGTCGACCTCTACATGGCGGTGGGCGGCGTCCCGCACTACCTGAAACAAATGGAGCCGGGGCGCTCGGCCCAGGAGAACGTGGCGTATGCATGCTTCTCGGAGCATGGCTTGCTGCGTGACGAGTACCAGCGCCTGTTCGCCTCCCTCTTCGACGAGCCGGAGGAGCACGAGGCCATCGTTCGCGCGGTGGCCAAGCGCCGCGCAGGCGTCACCCGGATCGAGATCCTCGAATCGACCGGCCTCTCCTCGGGCGGACGGTTCGCGTCGCGCCTCGCGGAGCTGGAGCAGGCGGGGTTCCTCTCGTCGCTCCGCCCTTACCAGGCCAGGACGAAGAACACGCTCTACCGACTGACGGACGAGTATTGCTGGTTTTATCTGACGTGGATCGAGGCGGCGCCGAAGGGCGCGTTCGCGCGCGGCGGGCGGGACTACTGGCTCACCAAGAGCCGGAGCCGCGGCTTCGAGAGCTGGGCGGGCTATGCGTTCGAAGGGATCGTCCTCAAGCACGCCGCCGAGCTGCGGCGCGCCCTCGGCATCGACGCGGTGCCGTGCGAGATCGCGTCCTTCCGCCACGTCCCCAAGAGCCGCTCGGCGGCGACCGAAGGGGCGCAGATCGACGTCCTGTTCGACCGCGCCGACGACAGCATCAACGTCTGCGAGCTGAAGTACGGACGCGAGCCGTACGTCGTCACGAAGGCGTACGCCCGCGAGCTGCAGACGAAGCTCGAGGTCTTCGAGCGCGTGACGAAGACGCGCAAGAAGATCATCCTCACCCTCGTTTCGCCGCGCGGGCTGGTCGACAACGCCTGGTCGCGAGGCCTCGTCGAGCGCGTCGTGACGATCGATCCGTTGATGGGGCTCTGA
- a CDS encoding Re/Si-specific NAD(P)(+) transhydrogenase subunit alpha — translation MRLGVPKESLEGERRVAATPESVKKLLGMGLEVVVERGAGAASGIADDAYVAAGATIADDAWSSDLVVKVRPPTEAEVAKLAEGACLVSLLQPERHEALPGLLAARKVSAIALERIPRVTRAQKMDVLSSMANLVGYRAVVEAAQHYQGFFGPQVTAAGTMPPARVLVIGAGVAGLAAVAAARALGAEVRAFDTRKATKEQVESLGAAFLTVEIEEEGEGGGGYAKEMSPAFIAAEMALFKKQAAECDVIVTTALIPGKAAPVLVKKEAVDVMKRGSVVVDLAAEQGGNCELTVPNEVIKSDNGVTIVGLTDLASRMGASASRLFANNVVHLLNEIVDGAKLHLDLEDDVIRPALVTHGGEVLPRPAPKAAAPPPRPSVRPRPPPAAEAKPAQTQIRSPTRRAWGTTFGGLVVIVLLFFAGRFAPPDLLQHSTVFILACFVGWQVIWSVTAALHTPLMSVTNAISGIIIIGGMLQISSSLDAASVLGALAALFAAINICGGFLVTERMLRMFKR, via the coding sequence ATGCGTCTCGGCGTGCCGAAGGAGAGCCTGGAGGGCGAGCGTCGCGTCGCCGCGACCCCGGAGTCGGTCAAGAAGCTGCTCGGGATGGGGCTCGAGGTCGTCGTCGAGCGCGGCGCGGGCGCGGCCTCCGGCATCGCCGACGACGCGTACGTCGCGGCCGGCGCGACGATCGCGGACGACGCCTGGAGCAGCGACCTCGTCGTCAAGGTGCGCCCGCCGACGGAGGCCGAGGTCGCGAAGCTCGCGGAGGGCGCGTGCCTCGTGTCGCTCCTCCAGCCCGAGCGCCACGAGGCGCTCCCGGGCCTCCTCGCCGCGCGGAAGGTGTCGGCGATCGCGCTCGAGCGCATCCCGCGCGTGACGCGCGCGCAGAAGATGGACGTCCTCTCCTCGATGGCGAACCTCGTCGGCTACCGCGCGGTCGTCGAGGCGGCGCAGCACTACCAGGGCTTCTTCGGGCCGCAGGTCACCGCCGCGGGCACGATGCCGCCGGCGCGTGTCCTCGTCATCGGCGCGGGCGTCGCCGGCCTCGCCGCGGTCGCGGCCGCGCGCGCGCTCGGCGCCGAGGTCCGCGCCTTCGACACGCGCAAGGCGACGAAGGAGCAGGTCGAGAGCCTCGGCGCCGCGTTCCTCACCGTCGAGATCGAGGAAGAAGGGGAGGGCGGCGGCGGCTACGCGAAGGAGATGAGCCCCGCGTTCATCGCCGCGGAGATGGCGCTCTTCAAGAAGCAGGCGGCCGAGTGCGACGTCATCGTCACGACCGCGCTCATCCCCGGCAAGGCCGCCCCCGTCCTCGTGAAGAAGGAGGCCGTCGACGTGATGAAGCGCGGCTCCGTCGTCGTCGACCTCGCCGCGGAGCAGGGCGGCAACTGCGAGCTGACGGTCCCCAACGAGGTCATCAAATCCGACAATGGCGTCACAATCGTCGGACTCACCGATCTCGCGTCGCGCATGGGCGCGTCGGCGTCGCGCCTCTTCGCGAACAACGTCGTCCACCTGCTGAACGAGATCGTCGACGGCGCGAAGCTCCACCTCGATCTCGAGGACGACGTCATCCGCCCCGCCCTCGTCACCCACGGCGGCGAGGTGCTCCCGCGCCCCGCGCCGAAGGCCGCCGCCCCGCCGCCGCGTCCCTCCGTTCGCCCGCGCCCGCCGCCCGCCGCGGAGGCGAAGCCCGCCCAGACGCAGATCCGCTCGCCCACCCGCCGCGCGTGGGGCACCACCTTCGGCGGCCTCGTCGTCATCGTGCTCCTCTTCTTCGCCGGCCGCTTCGCGCCGCCGGACCTGCTCCAGCACTCGACCGTGTTCATCCTCGCGTGTTTCGTCGGCTGGCAGGTCATCTGGAGCGTCACCGCCGCGCTGCACACGCCGCTGATGAGCGTCACGAACGCGATCAGCGGCATCATCATCATCGGCGGCATGCTCCAGATCAGCTCGTCGCTCGACGCCGCCTCCGTCCTCGGCGCGCTCGCCGCGCTCTTCGCCGCGATCAACATCTGCGGTGGCTTCCTCGTGACCGAGCGCATGCTCCGGATGTTCAAGCGGTGA
- a CDS encoding HEAT repeat domain-containing protein yields MDEMRKLERALEDGTLTPGAALDPLVRAAHEAMSFALRSAAARVLGSIAGRAYDATWEVAERAAFALLEVARDADAPAERVVLLHAIGRGFRNAWLMPYVHSRLFDEDGAVVEAAISAAGGLAFPALEETIASTFLNDEAAPPLRRAAIAALGRMGADSAAALLAERVDVTKDAIECAAALTALTEIRSDAARDRTHVLLERELPRDVLLAAVRYLAEIGDEAALIAIRSLSRNGDAALRLAANQAGRALDAEQKRDPDERILAALTERDRAVRAILARRLRTLPAADVLARAEVLLSDDPRGVIQVIAEVRRPEVTRFLVAIAADESADVLVRSRAAGSIEADEPWERDALVDLVRTVKEAPVRVAAAQTLGAFAPPGFVLDRLSSLADDPAPSVRGALLWALQLAARPRELVGKERARAEAVLRRALTDDDPNVRRRAAYVGGNLDAAALVPDLVELARRETERVELRIAAFSALGDIGASSRVADLVHLWNKEDDPRALWAASRALERALVVVETGEDGAPPSMPSSMQPRSAPPSIARVNERLTKLLGAVDPRVRAAAVRVAGLAPGVLPAAQIVGLAQDESPRVREKAIAALGRALGAEAEDVLALALSDAEPAVRERAAEALVAIDSAAAFARVVVLVATMPDRAVALRLARLLRARSDEEAIAALSGAVARVGPDDPIYEHLLALKLAAIETGRPLAPASARPVDQAIGEHFPAWARLRDVRGFAPLAKSLRTAEMLYAARAHGAGADADQSAAIVLWMKCLEGYMHAWLAPRLRSLHERPASVWELADRLLGGGWNTYQRWLGERWQDPVKVGAIEVEVPLRSSVNALRDLQERRARPLDSPLSVTEWSRLMLFLAVEHASGPKNLLGVKSRDPDRVARLAHRLQVLAQIRNVVTHRSTADTPTLDAFRGRYYTAFEELTGLA; encoded by the coding sequence ATGGACGAGATGCGGAAGCTGGAACGGGCGCTCGAGGACGGCACGCTCACGCCCGGCGCCGCGCTCGATCCGCTCGTCCGTGCGGCGCACGAGGCGATGTCGTTCGCGTTGCGCAGCGCGGCCGCGCGCGTCCTCGGCTCCATCGCCGGCCGCGCGTACGACGCGACGTGGGAGGTGGCGGAGCGGGCCGCGTTCGCGCTCTTGGAGGTCGCGCGGGACGCGGACGCGCCGGCCGAGCGCGTCGTCCTCCTCCACGCGATCGGCCGCGGTTTCCGCAACGCGTGGCTCATGCCCTACGTCCACTCGCGCCTCTTCGACGAGGACGGCGCGGTGGTGGAGGCGGCGATCTCGGCCGCGGGCGGCCTCGCGTTTCCGGCGCTCGAGGAGACGATCGCGTCGACGTTCCTGAACGACGAGGCCGCGCCGCCGCTCCGGCGCGCGGCGATCGCGGCGCTGGGCCGGATGGGCGCCGACAGCGCCGCCGCCCTGCTCGCGGAGCGCGTCGACGTCACGAAGGACGCGATCGAGTGCGCCGCCGCGCTCACCGCGCTCACGGAGATCCGCTCGGACGCGGCGCGCGATCGGACCCACGTGCTCCTCGAGCGCGAGCTCCCGCGCGACGTCCTCCTCGCCGCGGTGCGTTACCTCGCCGAGATCGGGGACGAGGCTGCGCTGATCGCGATCCGGTCGCTGTCTCGGAACGGAGACGCCGCGCTGCGGCTCGCCGCCAACCAGGCCGGCCGCGCGCTCGACGCCGAGCAGAAGCGCGATCCCGACGAGCGCATCCTCGCCGCGCTCACGGAGCGGGACCGCGCGGTGCGGGCGATCCTCGCGCGCCGCCTCCGCACGCTGCCCGCCGCCGACGTCCTCGCCCGCGCCGAGGTCCTCCTCTCCGACGATCCGCGCGGCGTCATCCAGGTCATCGCGGAGGTCCGCCGGCCCGAGGTCACGCGTTTCCTCGTCGCGATCGCGGCCGACGAGAGCGCCGACGTGCTCGTGCGCTCGCGCGCGGCGGGCTCGATCGAGGCGGACGAGCCGTGGGAGCGCGACGCGCTCGTCGACCTCGTGCGCACGGTGAAGGAGGCGCCGGTGCGGGTCGCGGCGGCGCAGACGCTCGGCGCGTTCGCGCCGCCGGGCTTCGTGCTCGATCGCCTCTCGTCGCTCGCCGACGACCCCGCGCCGAGCGTGCGCGGCGCGCTCTTGTGGGCGCTGCAGCTCGCCGCGCGGCCGCGGGAGCTCGTGGGGAAGGAGCGCGCGCGGGCGGAGGCGGTGCTGCGACGCGCGCTCACCGACGACGACCCGAACGTCCGCCGCCGCGCCGCGTACGTGGGCGGCAACCTCGACGCGGCCGCGCTCGTGCCGGACCTCGTCGAGCTCGCGCGGCGCGAGACCGAGCGGGTGGAGCTGCGCATCGCCGCGTTCTCCGCGCTCGGCGACATCGGCGCGTCCTCCCGCGTCGCCGACCTCGTGCATCTCTGGAACAAGGAGGACGATCCGCGCGCGCTGTGGGCCGCGTCGCGCGCGCTCGAGCGCGCCCTCGTCGTCGTCGAGACGGGCGAGGACGGCGCGCCGCCGTCAATGCCGTCGTCGATGCAGCCGCGCTCGGCGCCGCCGTCGATCGCGCGCGTGAACGAGCGGCTCACGAAGCTCCTCGGCGCGGTCGATCCGCGCGTGCGCGCCGCGGCGGTGCGGGTGGCGGGCCTCGCTCCCGGCGTCCTGCCGGCCGCGCAGATCGTCGGGCTCGCGCAGGACGAGTCGCCGCGCGTCCGCGAGAAGGCGATCGCCGCGCTCGGCCGCGCGCTCGGGGCGGAGGCGGAGGACGTGCTCGCCCTCGCGCTCTCGGACGCGGAGCCCGCGGTGCGGGAGCGCGCGGCGGAGGCGCTCGTCGCGATCGACTCCGCGGCGGCGTTCGCGCGCGTCGTCGTGCTCGTCGCGACGATGCCGGATCGCGCCGTCGCGCTCCGGCTCGCGCGTCTCCTCCGCGCGCGCTCGGACGAGGAGGCGATCGCGGCGCTCTCCGGCGCCGTCGCGCGCGTCGGCCCCGACGATCCGATCTACGAGCACCTCCTCGCGCTCAAGCTCGCCGCGATCGAGACGGGCCGTCCGCTCGCGCCGGCGAGCGCGCGGCCGGTCGACCAGGCGATCGGCGAGCACTTCCCGGCGTGGGCCCGGCTCCGCGACGTGCGCGGCTTCGCCCCGCTCGCGAAGAGCCTCCGCACTGCGGAGATGCTCTACGCGGCGCGCGCGCACGGCGCCGGCGCGGACGCCGATCAGTCGGCCGCGATCGTGCTCTGGATGAAGTGCCTCGAGGGCTACATGCACGCGTGGCTCGCGCCGCGGCTGCGCTCGCTGCACGAGCGCCCGGCGTCGGTCTGGGAGCTCGCCGATCGCCTCCTCGGCGGCGGGTGGAACACGTACCAGCGCTGGCTCGGCGAGCGCTGGCAAGACCCGGTGAAGGTCGGCGCGATCGAGGTCGAGGTCCCGCTCCGATCGTCGGTGAACGCGCTCCGCGATCTGCAGGAGCGCCGCGCGCGCCCGCTCGACTCGCCGCTCAGCGTGACGGAGTGGTCGCGCCTGATGCTCTTCTTGGCGGTCGAGCACGCATCCGGCCCGAAGAACCTCCTCGGCGTGAAGTCCCGCGATCCCGACCGCGTCGCGCGCCTCGCGCATAGGCTCCAGGTCCTCGCCCAGATCCGCAACGTCGTCACCCACCGCTCCACCGCCGACACCCCCACCCTCGACGCCTTCCGCGGCCGCTACTACACCGCCTTCGAGGAACTGACGGGCCTCGCGTAG
- a CDS encoding DUF962 domain-containing protein, which produces MKLGSEWSQLMKGYEADHTDPLNQACHKVGIPLIAASIPIGATVVGLPLAAGMFSVGWTFQFVGHYFEGKKPSFVDDRRMLLVGLLWWLKKTGANIELTGDAPEQMTA; this is translated from the coding sequence ATGAAGCTCGGCTCGGAATGGTCGCAGTTGATGAAGGGCTACGAGGCAGACCACACGGACCCGCTGAACCAGGCGTGTCACAAGGTGGGGATCCCGCTCATCGCGGCGAGCATCCCGATCGGCGCGACCGTCGTCGGGCTCCCGCTCGCGGCCGGCATGTTCTCGGTCGGCTGGACCTTCCAGTTCGTCGGCCACTACTTCGAGGGCAAGAAGCCCTCCTTCGTCGACGACCGCCGCATGCTCCTCGTCGGCCTCCTGTGGTGGCTCAAGAAGACCGGCGCCAACATCGAGCTGACCGGCGACGCGCCCGAGCAGATGACGGCCTGA
- a CDS encoding DUF2325 domain-containing protein → MAKSEAKGAVIVVGGSGGMSERYREVVEERGLELRHFENRVPSGTRRILGKVAAVIVMVGMVSHSLRDQAKALVPHDAPVVYLKSASVSALRGAVASLEA, encoded by the coding sequence ATGGCGAAGAGCGAGGCGAAGGGAGCGGTGATCGTCGTCGGCGGGAGCGGCGGCATGTCGGAGCGCTACCGCGAGGTCGTCGAGGAGCGCGGGCTCGAGCTGCGTCACTTCGAGAACCGCGTCCCGAGCGGGACGCGCCGCATCCTCGGCAAGGTCGCGGCGGTGATCGTCATGGTCGGAATGGTCTCCCACTCGCTCCGCGATCAAGCGAAGGCGCTCGTCCCCCACGACGCGCCCGTCGTGTACCTGAAGTCGGCGTCCGTCTCCGCGCTCCGCGGCGCGGTCGCGTCGCTCGAGGCCTGA